The Candidatus Alcyoniella australis genome includes the window CGGTTAAATCGGACAAAAGCGACGTTCGCCTTCTCGAGATTCGCGGCCATGAGGTCAGCGCCCTTGAGATTCGACTCACGTAGGTCAGCGCCCTTGAGATTCGCCTCACGTAGGTCAGCGCCCTTGAGATTAGCCCCCTCGAGGTCAGCGCCCTCGAGATTCGCCCCATTGAGGACAGCGCCTTTAAGATTCGCCTCACTTAGGTCAGCGCCCTTGAGATTCGCCTCCCTGAGGTTGGCGCCCTCGAGATTCGCCATTATAAGGTTAACGCCCTCGAGGTGTGCCCCCTTGAGGTCGGCGTCTTTGAGATCTGCTTCCCAAAGTTTTTCCTCTCGAAGCTTGTTCCACTCCTCGACCTGGCCTTCCTTGAGCATGGCGATGGCTTCTTCTTTGGAAATCGGGGGCTCGGGGGGCGTGTCGGTCTCTTTGTCCATCAAGGGCTCCAAATGCCGATTTTGGCCTCCCGTGCGGTCTGCTCGACAGCCAGGAAGCGCGTCTTTAGATCTGGGTCGTAGTCAAAATTGGTAATGGCGTGGCCCAGGCCCTCGGAGATCATCACCTCGGTGAAGAAGCGGCCGTCGGCGAGGATCACGTGTGCCAGGAGTCGGTTGTATCGGTCGCGGTGGCCGTCGTCCACGTTGGCCTTGTCCAGCCTCAGCGTGATCCGCTGGCCATCGAGCAGTTCGTGGCCCTTGGCCTCGGCCTCGCGGCCGAACGGCTCGCCCTTTTTTCCGTTTCTGGGGATCTCCGGCGTGTCGATCCCAATGATCCGCACGCGCTCCTTGATGCCCGTGTCGGCCAGCAGCACGTCAAACGTGTCGCCGTCGATCACCCGCGTCACTGTTGCCTGGAGGTCTACGGCGAAGGCCGGAGTGCTCAGGCCAACGAACAGGAGCGCGAGCAGGCAACCGATGGCTTTTTTCATCTGCGAAGCGTGCTCAGATCACCCGAGTAAAACGCCTGGGCGGGCGTGGGAGGCTTTCCCTTTGCCGCCTCGAAGGGCTTGACGCTCCCGTCGGGATAGACCTCAAAATCAGCCCCAGGCGATTTGCCTTTAGACTCTGGCTCCAATACCACGACCTGGCTAATCTTCAGCTTTATACCAAAGACCGGTCACCAGAGAATTCAAGTCCATAATCGCCGTGCACAGCTCCTGCCTAAGATCACTAGACATGGAATCGAGCCTTTGCTTATAACTACCCGTTTGGTCCTGGTCTATCATTCCAGAAATTTTATCAATGTTTTCTTGGACATCCCGAGGCAACTCATCACGGGGGAGCAAGGAGATCTCATGCAGAGCATGGGTCAGACGCTCAACCGAATCATATGCC containing:
- a CDS encoding thermonuclease family protein, which translates into the protein MKKAIGCLLALLFVGLSTPAFAVDLQATVTRVIDGDTFDVLLADTGIKERVRIIGIDTPEIPRNGKKGEPFGREAEAKGHELLDGQRITLRLDKANVDDGHRDRYNRLLAHVILADGRFFTEVMISEGLGHAITNFDYDPDLKTRFLAVEQTAREAKIGIWSP